One Chryseobacterium sp. StRB126 genomic region harbors:
- a CDS encoding winged helix-turn-helix transcriptional regulator — protein MEKECETSYINIGEKSYPCAVSFVMDLIGGRWKGVIVCHLKNGDKRFGELKKELAFITETTLSLQLRQLERDGLITRTVFGTKPPVKVVYSLSELGTSFIPLLDNINDWGKNILENKITS, from the coding sequence ATGGAAAAAGAATGTGAGACGTCCTATATCAATATCGGTGAAAAATCCTATCCCTGTGCCGTAAGTTTTGTGATGGATCTTATTGGCGGAAGATGGAAAGGAGTAATTGTATGTCATTTAAAAAATGGTGATAAACGGTTTGGAGAACTCAAAAAAGAACTTGCCTTTATCACGGAGACAACACTCAGTCTTCAGTTGAGGCAACTGGAAAGAGACGGACTGATTACCAGAACTGTTTTCGGAACAAAACCTCCTGTGAAAGTAGTTTACAGTTTATCGGAATTGGGCACTTCGTTCATTCCGTTGCTGGATAATATCAATGATTGGGGTAAAAACATTCTGGAAAATAAAATAACATCTTAA
- a CDS encoding erythromycin esterase family protein translates to MKLKLSCILIVFFITIKAQSKNDLNSEEKEYISKFIYPIKTFNPDERDTSDLLILNKLIGNSTIVGLGESTHGSSEVYQMKYRISEYLIANKNFNVFSLEANMPESFLMNQYIQEEKGDPKDILKGMYFWLWQTQETLAFVEWLKKYNENHNPKVFFDGFDMQFAKGAIDQIRKTYQENHLSEQEINDLEIALKENNRGFRTYAKKSQKIIAEYLFLIKQKSISIKNPEEKLRFLQNIDIIRQYSELNFIRRDQFMAENIKWIKENYLNSKVIVSAHNYHIAKLKSDRMGYWLNERYDNDFVNFGFAFYEGTYSASMDGRLGTYNSEKAGPKTLEYKLNSLNIPIFILDLKAIKKDGNKLGNWILEDILFRKTGSGTDKNEFTKTNVAHSFDYLIFINKSTNSKLLVGNSK, encoded by the coding sequence ATGAAATTAAAATTATCTTGTATTTTGATTGTATTTTTTATAACAATCAAGGCACAATCAAAAAATGATTTAAATTCTGAAGAAAAAGAATATATTTCAAAGTTTATATATCCAATCAAAACTTTTAATCCGGACGAAAGGGATACTAGTGATTTGCTAATCTTAAACAAACTCATTGGAAATTCTACAATAGTAGGATTAGGAGAATCTACTCACGGTTCAAGTGAAGTGTATCAAATGAAATATAGAATAAGTGAATATTTGATAGCTAATAAAAATTTCAACGTCTTTTCGCTAGAAGCCAATATGCCTGAAAGCTTTTTAATGAATCAATATATTCAGGAAGAAAAAGGAGATCCTAAAGATATTCTAAAGGGAATGTACTTTTGGCTGTGGCAAACCCAAGAAACTTTAGCTTTTGTGGAATGGTTAAAAAAATACAATGAAAATCATAATCCAAAAGTTTTTTTTGATGGTTTCGATATGCAGTTTGCCAAAGGAGCAATAGATCAAATAAGAAAAACATATCAAGAAAATCACTTGTCCGAACAAGAGATTAATGACCTGGAAATAGCTTTAAAGGAAAACAACAGAGGCTTCAGAACTTACGCTAAAAAAAGTCAAAAAATTATAGCTGAGTACCTATTTTTAATAAAGCAAAAATCTATCTCCATAAAAAATCCAGAAGAAAAATTGCGTTTCCTGCAAAATATAGATATTATAAGACAATATAGCGAACTCAATTTTATTAGGAGAGACCAATTTATGGCGGAGAATATTAAATGGATAAAAGAAAACTATTTGAATTCTAAAGTAATAGTCTCGGCTCATAATTATCATATTGCAAAATTAAAATCAGATAGAATGGGGTATTGGCTCAATGAAAGGTATGATAACGATTTTGTAAATTTTGGATTTGCCTTTTATGAAGGTACTTATTCTGCAAGTATGGATGGGAGGCTCGGTACTTATAATTCAGAAAAAGCAGGTCCCAAAACATTAGAATATAAGCTTAACTCACTTAACATTCCAATTTTTATTTTAGATCTAAAAGCAATCAAAAAAGATGGGAACAAACTTGGCAATTGGATCTTGGAAGATATTCTATTTCGAAAAACAGGATCAGGTACGGATAAAAATGAATTTACAAAAACCAATGTGGCTCACTCTTTTGATTATTTGATATTCATAAATAAGTCAACAAATTCAAAATTATTAGTTGGTAACTCAAAATAA
- a CDS encoding DUF3291 domain-containing protein encodes MYQLAQINVAKMIGVNIEDPVMKEFVEHFDSVNQLAEESNGFVWRLKDEDNNATGFNPFNDEQIIINLSVWKDKESLEYFTYKTFHVDFLRRRKEWFQKYGKAYYVLWWIKDGQYPSVEEALERLEYLQKNGPSEYAFSFQTAFQKPGLNNKY; translated from the coding sequence ATGTATCAATTAGCACAGATTAACGTAGCCAAGATGATAGGCGTGAATATTGAAGATCCGGTAATGAAAGAATTTGTAGAGCATTTTGATTCAGTGAATCAACTGGCAGAAGAGAGCAATGGCTTTGTCTGGAGATTAAAAGATGAAGATAATAATGCTACAGGTTTTAATCCATTTAATGATGAACAGATTATCATCAATCTCTCCGTATGGAAAGACAAAGAATCATTGGAGTACTTTACTTATAAAACCTTTCATGTGGATTTTTTACGAAGAAGAAAAGAATGGTTTCAAAAATATGGGAAAGCGTATTATGTGCTGTGGTGGATTAAAGACGGTCAATATCCCAGTGTAGAAGAAGCGCTGGAAAGATTAGAATATCTTCAGAAGAACGGGCCATCCGAATATGCTTTCAGTTTTCAAACTGCATTTCAGAAACCGGGATTAAATAATAAATACTAA
- a CDS encoding DUF1569 domain-containing protein — protein sequence MKKNLLKKEAADFIIVRVKNLSVTHQPQWGTMTASEMLLHCNSCNRQILEESRGYNKTQIKQYLLRILALYIAPNFKKNIQSELEHHTKGKANELDFEEYKNEFIHLINEFPVNTHPLTLSHPAFGNISTHEWGIAAYKHMDHHLRQFGV from the coding sequence ATGAAAAAGAATCTTTTAAAAAAGGAGGCTGCTGATTTCATTATTGTAAGGGTTAAGAACTTATCGGTAACCCATCAGCCTCAATGGGGAACCATGACGGCTAGTGAAATGCTTCTTCATTGTAATTCCTGTAACCGGCAAATCTTAGAAGAAAGCAGAGGATATAATAAGACTCAAATAAAGCAATATTTATTGAGAATCCTTGCCCTTTATATTGCCCCCAATTTTAAAAAGAATATTCAGAGTGAACTGGAGCATCATACCAAAGGAAAAGCCAATGAGCTTGATTTTGAGGAATATAAAAATGAATTTATCCATTTAATTAATGAATTCCCTGTCAATACTCATCCTTTAACCCTTTCTCATCCTGCTTTTGGAAATATTTCAACTCACGAATGGGGAATAGCGGCATACAAGCACATGGATCATCATCTGAGACAATTCGGAGTATAA
- a CDS encoding tetratricopeptide repeat protein: MKYIFCFYLCFISLIVTGTETKEMSSLLSVSENFKTNLSSSLISSDDSSKEGTDINDLLNLADRFMFRDYKKSLSYAKKASLLAEKKGDSEKKVLSYYYIIRNLFFLRELKEGYSYIEKGMKEEAITANPLYKALFTEVTANYYGLISMPNKQLEEEFKVLKLIPQGKDIYSKILEANTYMTIGDAYIDMEDYPSAHAYADKSIAFIEKIPEKEYLKVKRIYWRKAYIYFYKAWIYLQQNKPQEAYPFIKKAYDQSLIEDLAYQSPFLEVYGDYYFQMGNYHKAIDYYLRTIDNKSQMGHSAEYVESKIASAYRMLGDHDKEKAYLKKSTDQFKKNASEDKMHIQEGLKNMQKEQEQKITEKEQENKTILILVIAIAIATITILIGALIRNLNIRKRKKEIIKEKENQLQHQNMMITEREDTIEKLQLQVNESFAELIHMAKENSPQFFARFQEVYPEVYEKMLEINPKIKVSELTFSAFLYLGFSTKQIATYTSVTVHAVEIRKTRFRKKYNIPSDIDCNAWMKNLVK, encoded by the coding sequence ATGAAGTATATTTTTTGTTTCTATTTATGTTTTATAAGTCTGATTGTAACAGGAACTGAGACAAAAGAAATGTCATCTTTATTATCTGTCTCGGAAAACTTTAAAACCAATCTGTCTTCATCCTTAATTTCATCTGATGATTCTTCAAAAGAGGGAACCGATATTAATGATCTACTGAATCTGGCTGATAGGTTTATGTTCAGGGATTATAAAAAATCCTTAAGCTATGCTAAGAAAGCAAGTTTGCTTGCCGAAAAAAAAGGAGACTCTGAAAAAAAGGTATTGTCGTACTATTATATCATCCGGAATTTATTTTTTTTACGTGAGTTGAAAGAGGGGTATTCTTATATAGAGAAAGGTATGAAAGAAGAGGCAATTACAGCCAATCCACTTTATAAAGCGTTATTTACTGAGGTTACAGCAAACTATTATGGTCTTATATCTATGCCGAATAAACAGCTGGAAGAAGAATTTAAAGTCCTAAAGCTGATCCCTCAAGGAAAAGATATCTATTCTAAAATTCTGGAAGCGAATACTTATATGACTATTGGGGATGCTTATATAGATATGGAGGATTACCCGTCAGCTCATGCATATGCTGATAAATCTATAGCTTTTATTGAAAAGATTCCTGAGAAAGAATACCTGAAGGTTAAACGAATATATTGGCGTAAAGCTTATATCTATTTTTATAAAGCCTGGATCTACTTACAACAGAATAAGCCTCAGGAAGCCTATCCGTTTATTAAGAAAGCTTACGATCAATCGTTGATTGAAGATCTTGCTTACCAGTCTCCTTTTCTGGAAGTTTATGGCGATTATTATTTTCAGATGGGTAATTATCATAAAGCCATTGATTATTATTTAAGGACCATAGATAATAAATCCCAGATGGGGCATTCTGCAGAATATGTTGAATCTAAAATAGCTTCGGCGTACAGAATGTTGGGTGATCATGATAAAGAAAAAGCTTATTTAAAAAAATCTACTGATCAATTTAAAAAAAATGCTTCAGAAGATAAGATGCATATTCAGGAAGGACTAAAAAATATGCAAAAAGAGCAGGAGCAGAAAATAACTGAAAAAGAACAAGAAAATAAGACGATTCTGATTCTGGTGATTGCTATAGCTATTGCAACCATTACTATACTGATAGGGGCACTTATCCGAAATCTTAATATCCGGAAGAGAAAAAAGGAAATTATTAAAGAAAAAGAAAATCAACTTCAGCATCAGAATATGATGATTACAGAAAGAGAGGACACTATTGAAAAGCTCCAGTTGCAGGTTAATGAATCATTTGCTGAACTGATACACATGGCTAAGGAGAATTCCCCACAATTCTTTGCCCGTTTTCAGGAAGTATATCCGGAAGTGTATGAAAAAATGCTGGAGATTAATCCCAAAATCAAAGTTTCGGAACTTACATTTTCTGCTTTTTTATATCTTGGATTTTCCACCAAACAAATAGCAACATATACCTCGGTAACTGTTCATGCTGTAGAAATACGGAAAACCAGATTCCGGAAAAAATATAATATTCCTTCAGATATAGATTGTAACGCCTGGATGAAGAACTTAGTTAAATAA